Proteins from one Choloepus didactylus isolate mChoDid1 chromosome 4, mChoDid1.pri, whole genome shotgun sequence genomic window:
- the LOC119530996 gene encoding glutathione S-transferase A4-like, with translation MAAKPKLYYFHGRGKMESIRWLLAAAGVEFEEEFIETREQHEKLKKEGRLLFDQVPLVEMDGLRLTQTRAILSYIAAKYNLYGKDLKETARINMYADGTLELMMMIALMAFKLPEEKEESIASVLKKAKNCYFPVFEKILEDHGEDFLVGNKFSWADIQLIEAILMVEELNASVLSDFPHLQAFKTKISNIPTIKKFLQPGSQRKPPPDSRYVEVVRNILQF, from the coding sequence ATGGCAGCCAAACCCAAGCTCTACTACTTTCATGGCCGGGGCAAGATGGAGTCGATCCGCTGGCTGCTGGCTGCAGCTGGAGTGGAGTTTGAAGAAGAATTTATTGAAACAAGAGAACAACATGAAAAGTTGAAGAAGGAGGGGCGCCTGCTTTTCGACCAAGTGCCTTTGGTTGAAATGGATGGACTGCGGCTCACACAGACTAGAGCCATCCTCAGCTACATTGCTGCCAAGTACAACTTGTACGGGAAGGACCTGAAGGAGACAGCCAGGATCAATATGTATGCTGATGGCACATTGGAACTGATGATGATGATTGCATTGATGGCGTTCAAACTGCCTGAGGAAAAAGAGGAGAGCATTGCTTCAGTCCTGAAGAAAGCTAAAAACTGTTACTTTCCCGTCTTTGAAAAGATTTTGGAAGACCATGGAGAGGATTTTCTTGTTGGCAACAAATTCAGCTGGGCAGACATACAACTGATAGAAGCTATTTTAATGGTGGAAGAACTCAATGCTTCTGTTCTTTCTGACTTCCCTCACCTACAGGCATTTAAAACCAAAATCAGCAACATCCCAACAATTAAGAAGTTTCTGCAGCCTgggagtcagagaaagccacccCCGGACAGCCGCTATGTTGAAGTCGTCAGGAACATTTTGCAGTTCTAG